One Polypterus senegalus isolate Bchr_013 chromosome 10, ASM1683550v1, whole genome shotgun sequence DNA segment encodes these proteins:
- the clp1 gene encoding LOW QUALITY PROTEIN: polyribonucleotide 5'-hydroxyl-kinase Clp1 (The sequence of the model RefSeq protein was modified relative to this genomic sequence to represent the inferred CDS: inserted 1 base in 1 codon) gives MATEEPSKDEKGGVKFDLEKETELRFEVDSGDKVQLELLSGLAEIYGSELNRNKKYTFESGCKIAVFTWQGCSVQLTGKTEVAYVSRDTPMFLYLNTHAALEQMRQQAEKENERGPRVMVCGPMDVGKSTLCRLLLNYAVRLGXPTLVELDVGQGNIAIPGTMGALCIERPADVEEGFSVQAPLIYHFGSTTPGTNIKLYNKITSRLAEVFNQRCDMNHKACVSGCVINTCGWVKGSGYQALVHTASAFEVDVVIVLDQERLYNELKRDLPFFVRTVLLPKSGGVVERSKDYRRESRDEKIREYFYGFRGGFFPHAFDVRFSDVRIYKIGAPTIPDSCLPLGMSQEDNQLKLVPVTPGRDLVHHLLSVSTADSPDENIIETSVAGFIVVTNVDTEHQVFTVLSPAPRPLPKNILLIMDIRFMDLK, from the exons ATGGCTACAGAGGAGCCTTCCAAAGATGAGAAAGGCGGTGTAAAGTTTGACCTGGAAAAGGAGACAGAATTGCGCTTTGAGGTGGACTCCGGAGATAAAGTACAGCTGGAGCTGCTTTCTGGCCTTGCAGAAATCTATGGGTCTGAGCTGAACCGCAATAAGAAGTACACGTTTGAGTCGGGATGCAAAATTGCTGTGTTTACCTGGCAGGGCTGCTCGGTGCAACTTACTGGCAAAACTGAG GTGGCTTATGTTTCTCGGGACACCCCAATGTTCCTTTATCTTAATACCCATGCTGCTCTTGAACAAATGAGACAACAGGCTGAAAAGGAGAATGAAAGAGGACCAAGG GTGATGGTCTGTGGTCCTATGGATGTTGGAAAATCTACACTGTGCAGGCTACTTTTGAACTATGCAGTTCGACTTG GGCCAACGCTTGTTGAGCTGGATGTAGGTCAGGGAAACATCGCCATCCCGGGCACCATGGGAGCCTTGTGCATTGAGCGGCCAGCAGACGTGGAGGAAGGCTTTTCAGTACAGGCACCGCTAATCTACCACTTTGGGTCTACAACTCCTGGAACTAATATCAAGCTATATAATAAG ATCACTTCTCGACTGGCAGAAGTTTTCAACCAGAGATGCGACATGAACCACAAAGCCTGTGTGAGTGGCTGTGTGATTAACACTTGTGGCTGGGTGAAAGGTTCTGGATACCAGGCACTAGTGCACACAGCATCTGCTTTTGAGGTGGACGTTGTCATTGTGTTAGACCAGGAGAGGCTGTACAATGAGCTGAAGCGGGACCTCCCCTTCTTTGTACGTACCGTGCTGCTTCCTAAATCTGGGGGTGTGGTAGAGCGCTCGAAGGACTACCGACGAGAATCTCGAGATGAGAAAATCCGGGAGTACTTTTACGGGTTCCGTGGTGGGTTTTTCCCACACGCCTTTGATGTCCGGTTTTCTGACGTACGCATTTACAAAATCGGTGCACCAACCATCCCGGACTCTTGCCTGCCTTTGGGTATGTCTCAAGAAGACAACCAGCTGAAGCTTGTGCCAGTCACCCCAGGTCGAGATCTGGTGCATCATCTTCTCAGTGTCAGCACTGCCGACAGCCCAGATGAAAACATTATTGAGACAAGTGTGGCGGGATTTATTGTGGTCACAAACGTAGACACGGAGCATCAGGTCTTCACGGTACTTTCACCAGCACCACGCCCGTTGCCAAAAAACATCTTACTGATTATGGACATACGCTTCATGGATCTCAAGTAA